In a genomic window of Aggregatimonas sangjinii:
- a CDS encoding aldose 1-epimerase encodes MVTLKYGRAEATVISGELTAYKVDDHEYIHQKGSPGWRNSDTEMFPIIGPTADAGYQVQTPRDVAIQDQHGLLREMKYDLVSHTAVKALFIKRYIANTRIANSKYPDKSSKEMLFWPYDFAFSKRYQLTDEGLEIGFHIAAPRDSPFMLGYHPAFKLHSDNPVVVANKKTITLDEILAVGSRAYQVANCEKIILKDVGELQIRTEGFGHFMLWTEVPNMLCIEPITFYPYAVPQTNLHEGFQFTKEAPVEFKVILSTTPN; translated from the coding sequence ATGGTTACTCTTAAATATGGACGGGCCGAAGCAACAGTAATTTCCGGCGAATTAACTGCTTATAAGGTTGATGATCACGAATATATCCACCAAAAAGGGAGTCCCGGATGGCGTAATTCCGACACCGAAATGTTTCCTATCATCGGGCCTACGGCAGATGCGGGATACCAAGTACAGACTCCTAGAGACGTAGCGATTCAGGACCAACACGGATTACTTCGGGAAATGAAATATGATTTGGTCTCCCATACCGCGGTGAAAGCTTTGTTCATTAAAAGATATATAGCCAATACCAGAATAGCGAATTCGAAATATCCCGATAAGTCGTCTAAAGAAATGCTTTTTTGGCCGTATGATTTTGCATTTTCGAAGCGGTATCAATTAACGGATGAAGGACTGGAAATCGGATTTCACATTGCCGCGCCTCGGGACAGTCCCTTTATGTTAGGGTACCATCCCGCTTTCAAATTGCATAGCGACAACCCGGTGGTAGTCGCTAATAAAAAAACCATCACTTTAGACGAGATTCTTGCTGTGGGGAGCCGCGCATACCAAGTTGCTAATTGTGAGAAAATCATACTAAAAGACGTAGGGGAATTGCAGATACGAACAGAAGGCTTCGGGCATTTTATGCTTTGGACGGAAGTCCCCAATATGCTCTGCATAGAACCGATAACTTTTTATCCGTATGCTGTGCCCCAGACGAATTTGCATGAAGGGTTTCAATTTACAAAGGAAGCGCCGGTAGAATTCAAAGTTATTCTTTCTACTACGCCTAATTAA
- a CDS encoding CotH kinase family protein — translation MNNIKYGNRALRAILVLISCFLSITSCSNSDLSEKELEDSTTDLGQEPEIGEENVLLPLPIVSINTNGVQIVDEPKIDGNISIVVDEKIMLEGNIAIELRGSSSQDFPKKSYLFETRDASNQDLDVSFLDFPEEEDWILYGPYIDKTLLRNHLIYNLARDMGVYASRSRLVELNMNGSYAGLYVLMEKLKRDKNRIDISKLNPDEIMGDDLTGGYIIKIDKSLEGYTVSNSFESNASISGDKTKFLYEYPDPEDIVQEQRDYIKNYFLEFERVLASENFTDLEVGYEAYIDTDSFIDFFLLNEFSGNTDAFRISTFLHKDKGGKLTAGPIWDFNLSFGNGNSFDKWCYKFNEQNASATLKVPFWWKRLLQDPRYVSKLKNRWGILRSNLLSFSQLENRIDSYIEQMRSGKTIDKNFERWPILDVVVWPGLQPRTTYNEEIIHMINWIDQRLLWMDGEINSL, via the coding sequence ATGAATAATATAAAATACGGAAATAGAGCTTTAAGAGCAATTTTAGTCTTGATTAGCTGTTTTTTATCAATAACTTCTTGTTCAAATTCTGATTTATCGGAAAAGGAGTTGGAAGATAGTACTACTGACTTGGGGCAAGAACCTGAAATTGGGGAAGAAAATGTTCTTCTCCCACTTCCAATTGTTTCGATCAATACGAATGGTGTGCAAATAGTAGATGAACCAAAAATCGATGGAAATATCAGCATAGTCGTCGACGAAAAGATAATGCTTGAAGGCAATATTGCCATTGAATTACGTGGTTCTTCATCACAAGATTTTCCAAAAAAATCATACTTATTCGAGACTAGGGATGCCTCCAATCAGGACTTAGATGTTAGTTTTTTGGATTTTCCCGAAGAAGAAGATTGGATTTTGTACGGGCCGTATATTGATAAGACGCTTTTGCGCAACCATTTGATTTACAATTTAGCAAGGGATATGGGAGTCTATGCCAGTAGATCTAGGCTGGTCGAACTTAACATGAATGGTTCGTACGCTGGTTTGTATGTTTTAATGGAAAAATTAAAGCGGGATAAAAATAGAATAGACATTAGTAAGTTAAACCCGGATGAGATTATGGGAGATGATCTCACCGGCGGCTATATCATTAAGATTGATAAATCTCTTGAAGGTTATACCGTTAGTAATTCTTTTGAATCGAACGCCTCGATATCTGGTGACAAAACGAAATTTTTATACGAGTATCCAGATCCGGAAGATATTGTTCAAGAGCAGAGAGATTATATCAAAAATTATTTTTTAGAATTTGAACGAGTTTTAGCTTCTGAAAATTTTACAGATTTAGAGGTAGGATATGAGGCGTATATCGATACCGATAGTTTTATCGATTTCTTTCTTTTAAATGAATTTTCTGGCAATACGGATGCTTTTAGAATCAGTACTTTTTTACATAAAGACAAAGGTGGTAAATTAACTGCTGGACCCATATGGGATTTTAATTTGTCTTTCGGTAACGGTAATAGCTTCGACAAATGGTGTTATAAATTTAATGAGCAAAACGCTTCTGCAACCTTAAAAGTGCCATTTTGGTGGAAACGTTTGTTGCAGGATCCACGATATGTAAGTAAACTAAAGAATCGTTGGGGAATTTTGCGCTCGAATTTATTATCATTTAGTCAATTGGAAAACCGTATTGATTCTTACATTGAACAGATGCGATCAGGTAAGACCATAGACAAAAATTTCGAGCGATGGCCCATTCTAGATGTCGTGGTATGGCCAGGGCTTCAGCCTAGGACAACTTATAACGAAGAAATTATACATATGATTAATTGGATTGATCAAAGACTTCTGTGGATGGATGGAGAAATCAATAGCTTGTAG
- a CDS encoding DinB family protein — MNSLKKNAVFVTFCFSLLAMNAQYEMKPVEGYSPQIGLMVYMLEDLKSRITAEVKDLDQAQTDFVFDKDANSIGSLLMHLVSTEAYFQIETLEERQWSDEEKARFGIGAGLNEESKEKLKGKPIQHYLDLWEEVREKTLAGLKTKDDAWFASNVDEDMNYHWAWYHVMEHSANHMGQIALVKNRLDK, encoded by the coding sequence ATGAATTCTCTAAAGAAAAACGCAGTGTTTGTGACTTTTTGTTTCTCGCTTTTAGCGATGAACGCACAGTATGAAATGAAACCGGTTGAGGGATATTCCCCTCAAATAGGATTAATGGTTTATATGCTCGAGGACCTCAAGAGTAGGATAACCGCCGAGGTAAAGGATTTAGACCAAGCACAAACCGATTTTGTTTTCGACAAGGATGCGAACAGCATCGGGTCGCTTCTAATGCATTTGGTGTCCACAGAAGCATATTTTCAAATAGAAACATTGGAAGAACGGCAATGGTCGGATGAGGAAAAAGCGCGTTTCGGAATTGGTGCCGGACTGAACGAGGAGTCAAAAGAAAAGTTGAAAGGGAAACCCATACAGCATTACTTGGATTTATGGGAGGAGGTTCGGGAGAAAACCCTAGCCGGACTCAAAACAAAAGATGATGCCTGGTTTGCTTCCAACGTAGACGAAGATATGAACTACCATTGGGCGTGGTATCATGTTATGGAGCACTCGGCCAATCATATGGGACAAATCGCTTTGGTAAAAAATAGACTCGACAAATAG
- a CDS encoding DUF1801 domain-containing protein codes for MNPAENYILNQPEPFRSILLHLQSVIELTVPGVDLKYKYRIPFYYIDGRPFCYLNQSQDYVDIGFWNAAHLSVHLELMHTKGRKVMKSLRYKSLEEVNNDILIAVLNDAYAVRDKKFYNGNNS; via the coding sequence ATGAATCCGGCCGAAAACTACATTCTCAACCAACCTGAACCCTTTCGTAGCATACTCCTACACCTGCAATCGGTCATCGAACTCACCGTACCCGGCGTTGACCTCAAATACAAATACCGTATTCCCTTTTACTACATCGACGGACGACCATTTTGCTATCTGAACCAATCGCAGGACTATGTAGATATAGGGTTTTGGAATGCCGCCCACCTCAGCGTGCATTTGGAACTGATGCATACCAAAGGGCGGAAAGTAATGAAATCGCTACGCTACAAGAGCCTGGAAGAAGTAAACAACGATATTTTAATCGCGGTGTTGAACGATGCCTATGCCGTAAGGGACAAAAAGTTTTACAACGGTAATAATTCCTAA
- a CDS encoding tetratricopeptide repeat protein codes for MKYVIAIYLLLPILSLAQPNCEAYKYDGKMSLYSACKKAEESQNYYQFTREYQEILDEALKIDSSYAYAYQAKGYAYLKSGDFVTWNKLLGKAIKYNEVQHLGYRGWCRYQFFRDYKGAIADIERLEEISKWDIGVGQNGDYHLIIAKALCYKGLGHKAKAIEIIEQQLKLEDHYVGLYDYLHLGVLYLESQKYDRAIEAFKIQKKENTLADNEFYMAMAYKALNDIPSYRRHLQESHDLYQNSRHMFDPYTHQMDRVFLSDIEAEMQDDSFGGTPINH; via the coding sequence ATGAAATACGTTATAGCGATATACCTATTATTACCAATACTATCATTGGCCCAACCAAATTGCGAGGCTTACAAATATGATGGTAAAATGTCGCTTTATAGCGCATGTAAAAAGGCCGAAGAGTCACAAAACTACTATCAGTTCACTAGAGAATACCAAGAGATATTAGACGAAGCACTGAAAATAGATTCTTCTTATGCCTATGCTTATCAGGCAAAAGGATATGCGTATTTGAAAAGTGGGGATTTCGTAACATGGAATAAATTATTAGGTAAGGCAATCAAGTACAACGAGGTTCAGCATTTGGGGTATAGGGGCTGGTGTCGCTATCAATTTTTTAGGGATTACAAGGGTGCTATTGCCGATATTGAACGTTTGGAAGAAATTTCCAAGTGGGATATTGGCGTTGGTCAAAATGGAGATTACCACTTAATTATTGCAAAGGCCCTTTGTTACAAAGGTTTAGGTCATAAGGCAAAGGCAATTGAGATAATTGAGCAACAATTAAAGCTAGAAGATCATTATGTTGGCCTGTACGATTATTTACATCTCGGTGTACTTTACCTTGAAAGCCAAAAATATGATAGGGCAATTGAAGCCTTTAAGATTCAGAAAAAAGAAAACACATTGGCTGATAATGAATTTTACATGGCAATGGCGTATAAAGCATTGAATGATATCCCTAGCTATAGAAGACATCTTCAGGAATCACATGATTTATATCAAAATAGCCGTCATATGTTCGATCCGTATACACATCAGATGGATAGGGTGTTTTTAAGCGATATAGAGGCCGAAATGCAAGATGATAGCTTCGGGGGTACTCCAATAAATCATTAA
- a CDS encoding exo-beta-N-acetylmuramidase NamZ domain-containing protein, whose translation MGFLSMFKSTFLLWVLWMSACGNQPKGQTVLNETVPSAVPIDSVKPITVAANRTAEYLPLLEGKRVGVVANQTSVIFKNINENASDENNIGYTHLIDSLLALQIDIKKVFAPEHGFRGKFDAGEKVKDDVDTKTGLALISLHGKNRKPTASQLQDVDMVLFDIQDVGVRFYTYIATLQLVMEACAENNIPIIVLDRPNPNARYVDGPTMEPEHTSFLGMTEIPLVYGMTIGEYATMINEEGWLSEKGKADLTVIPLAHWDHKSHYSLPIRPSPNLPNDLAINLYPSLGLFEGTDINAGRGTEFQFQRYGAPFLNKENYVFEYIPKPNFGSKYPKHDGVVCYGKDLSEFPAISEVSLQWLLDAYRNATDKKRVFLTEGFTKHAGTEKLQQQIEAGLSEAEIKASWQAGIDRFKQIREKYLLYPE comes from the coding sequence ATGGGGTTTCTGTCCATGTTCAAAAGTACATTTTTATTGTGGGTTTTATGGATGTCGGCATGCGGAAACCAACCAAAAGGTCAGACCGTACTAAACGAAACGGTTCCAAGCGCCGTTCCAATCGATTCCGTAAAGCCGATTACCGTGGCGGCCAACCGTACGGCTGAATACTTGCCCTTGTTAGAAGGGAAAAGAGTGGGGGTGGTGGCCAATCAGACCAGTGTAATCTTTAAAAATATAAATGAAAATGCGAGCGATGAAAATAACATCGGCTATACCCATTTAATCGATTCACTGTTGGCCCTGCAAATCGACATTAAAAAAGTGTTCGCCCCGGAACACGGATTTCGTGGGAAGTTCGACGCAGGTGAAAAAGTGAAAGATGACGTGGATACCAAAACGGGGCTGGCGCTCATTTCCCTTCATGGTAAAAACAGAAAACCCACCGCATCCCAACTACAGGATGTAGATATGGTACTTTTTGATATTCAGGATGTGGGCGTGCGCTTCTACACCTATATTGCCACCCTGCAATTGGTGATGGAAGCTTGTGCGGAAAACAATATTCCTATCATCGTGTTGGACCGCCCCAACCCGAATGCCCGTTATGTTGATGGCCCGACTATGGAACCCGAGCATACGAGCTTTTTGGGCATGACCGAAATCCCATTGGTGTACGGGATGACCATAGGCGAATACGCTACCATGATCAATGAAGAAGGATGGTTGTCGGAAAAAGGCAAGGCCGATTTAACCGTCATTCCTTTAGCGCATTGGGACCATAAAAGCCACTATAGTCTTCCGATACGCCCTTCGCCCAATTTACCCAATGATCTGGCCATAAATTTGTATCCCAGCCTTGGTCTTTTTGAAGGAACGGATATCAATGCCGGACGGGGTACGGAATTCCAATTTCAACGGTACGGGGCTCCTTTTTTAAACAAAGAGAACTATGTATTCGAATATATCCCTAAACCCAATTTCGGGTCGAAATACCCCAAACACGATGGTGTTGTCTGCTACGGGAAAGATCTTTCGGAATTTCCCGCGATAAGCGAAGTTTCGCTGCAATGGCTTTTGGATGCCTACCGGAATGCAACCGATAAAAAAAGGGTTTTTTTGACCGAAGGATTCACCAAACACGCGGGTACCGAAAAATTACAGCAGCAAATTGAAGCTGGGCTGTCGGAAGCCGAAATCAAGGCCTCTTGGCAGGCGGGTATCGACCGTTTTAAACAAATTCGGGAGAAGTATTTGTTATATCCTGAGTGA
- a CDS encoding phospholipase A: MPENVVFARWKHLINLLMVLSGVGFLSAQDGNVNDYIFENSKSLSELWELDEAHQSGTFLISSYKPIYFTIAKYSSDTNKNPISERSEAMLPEPIGLNTLESKFQISLKTKIFHNVFWGKGDLWAAYTQRAHWQIYNDALSRPFRELNYEPEIIVNFPVRYSFLGWTGRMLGAAFVHESNGRSEPLSRSWNRMVFHAGFENGDWQVMLRPWFRIPAGKDDNEDIMDFIGRGEASVIYDLGGQRFRATVRHSLRFGDKSKGSVQLDWSFPIVKNFSGHIQFFDGYGETLIDYNHRQTTIGIGVSLIN, encoded by the coding sequence ATGCCAGAAAATGTAGTATTTGCCCGATGGAAGCACCTAATCAACTTGTTGATGGTACTATCCGGTGTGGGCTTTCTGAGTGCCCAAGATGGGAATGTAAACGATTATATTTTTGAGAATAGTAAGAGCCTCTCCGAATTATGGGAGCTGGACGAAGCGCATCAAAGTGGTACTTTTCTTATCTCGTCGTACAAGCCCATCTATTTTACCATCGCAAAGTACTCTTCGGATACCAATAAAAATCCGATCAGCGAGCGTAGCGAGGCTATGCTTCCCGAACCAATCGGACTGAACACCTTGGAATCGAAGTTTCAGATAAGCCTGAAGACCAAAATCTTTCACAATGTGTTTTGGGGAAAGGGAGATTTGTGGGCGGCCTATACGCAACGGGCACATTGGCAAATTTATAATGATGCGCTTTCCAGACCATTTCGGGAATTGAACTACGAGCCTGAAATCATCGTTAATTTTCCTGTGAGGTATTCCTTTTTGGGATGGACGGGAAGAATGCTCGGTGCCGCTTTCGTACACGAATCGAACGGGAGGTCCGAACCCCTTTCCCGAAGTTGGAACCGGATGGTTTTTCATGCCGGTTTTGAAAATGGCGATTGGCAAGTAATGCTCCGGCCGTGGTTCAGGATTCCTGCCGGAAAGGACGATAACGAGGATATCATGGATTTTATCGGTAGGGGCGAGGCCTCTGTCATTTATGACTTGGGGGGACAGCGTTTCCGGGCGACGGTACGGCACTCGCTGCGTTTTGGCGATAAGAGCAAGGGAAGCGTTCAGCTCGATTGGTCGTTCCCGATAGTAAAAAACTTTAGCGGGCACATCCAATTTTTTGACGGCTACGGCGAAACCTTGATCGACTACAACCACCGGCAAACGACTATCGGTATAGGAGTCTCTTTGATCAATTGA
- a CDS encoding PLP-dependent cysteine synthase family protein codes for MDYAANILETIGKTPLIKMNKLTAELPCLVLAKYETFNPGNSVKDRMALQIVEDAEAAGILKPGYTIIEGTSGNTGMGLALAATVKGYKLICVLSDKQSKEKMDILRAMGSEVHVCPTDVAPEDPRSYYSTAKRLAKEIPSSWYVNQYDNPSNCRAHFLSTGPEIWEQTDGKITHFVVGVGTGGTISGVGSYLKMKNPDVKVWGVDTYGSVFKKYHETGIFDENEIYPYVTEGIGEDILPKNVRFEIIDGFTKVTDKDAAIYTQRLAKEEAMFLGNSAGAAIKGLLQLKEHFSKEDVVVVLFHDHGSRYVGKMFNDDWMREKGYLE; via the coding sequence ATGGACTACGCAGCGAACATACTCGAAACGATAGGGAAAACGCCCTTGATTAAGATGAACAAGCTCACCGCCGAATTACCCTGTTTGGTATTGGCAAAATACGAGACCTTTAACCCAGGAAACTCGGTAAAGGATCGTATGGCGCTTCAAATTGTCGAGGATGCCGAAGCCGCGGGAATTCTTAAGCCAGGGTATACGATTATCGAAGGTACCTCTGGCAATACCGGAATGGGCCTGGCCCTGGCAGCGACTGTTAAAGGTTATAAACTCATATGCGTTTTGAGTGATAAACAGTCCAAGGAAAAGATGGATATCCTACGGGCTATGGGTAGCGAGGTACATGTATGCCCGACCGATGTAGCTCCCGAAGATCCGAGAAGCTACTATTCCACCGCCAAGCGTTTGGCCAAGGAAATCCCGAGCTCATGGTACGTCAACCAATACGATAACCCGTCTAACTGCCGCGCACACTTTTTAAGTACCGGTCCTGAAATTTGGGAACAGACCGATGGTAAGATAACTCACTTCGTCGTCGGTGTAGGTACGGGGGGTACGATTTCTGGTGTGGGTTCGTATCTCAAAATGAAAAACCCCGATGTTAAGGTTTGGGGGGTAGACACCTATGGCTCCGTTTTTAAAAAATATCACGAAACAGGTATTTTCGATGAGAATGAAATCTATCCGTATGTGACCGAAGGTATCGGAGAAGATATCTTGCCGAAGAATGTACGTTTCGAGATTATCGATGGGTTCACGAAAGTGACCGATAAGGATGCCGCCATATATACACAACGCCTGGCCAAGGAAGAAGCTATGTTCTTGGGGAATTCAGCTGGGGCTGCCATTAAAGGCCTGCTGCAGTTAAAAGAGCATTTTTCCAAAGAAGATGTGGTCGTTGTCCTATTTCATGACCACGGTAGCCGTTATGTGGGCAAGATGTTCAACGACGATTGGATGCGTGAAAAAGGCTATTTGGAATAG
- a CDS encoding sterol desaturase family protein gives METLLNYFENIPSLHRSILLVGGITFFWLLEGILPLVSFNYKKWKHAMPNLFFTATTILVNLPLAFVLLKTSDWTAANNFGIINWLPEMPLWAYVIIGLLLLDFIGAYLAHLTEHKIKPLWMVHLVHHTDHNVDTTTANRHHPLESMIRYTFTLVGVFLVGAPMGVVMLYQSLSLVLSQFNHANIKLPRKLDKAISYILVSPDMHKVHHHYKLPYTDSNYGNIFSLWDRLCGTYMEYDRDKIVYGVDTFFDETENGKIQVLLKQPFHKYRKPTTASE, from the coding sequence ATGGAAACGCTGTTAAACTACTTCGAAAACATACCTTCCTTACACCGTTCGATTCTACTGGTCGGGGGGATAACTTTTTTCTGGCTCTTGGAAGGAATATTACCTTTGGTCAGTTTCAACTACAAAAAGTGGAAGCATGCCATGCCCAACCTCTTTTTTACCGCCACTACGATTTTGGTGAATTTACCGTTGGCATTTGTGCTATTGAAAACATCGGATTGGACCGCCGCCAATAATTTCGGTATTATCAATTGGTTGCCCGAAATGCCGTTGTGGGCCTATGTGATCATCGGTCTGTTATTACTAGACTTTATTGGGGCCTACCTTGCCCATTTAACCGAACATAAGATAAAACCTTTATGGATGGTGCATCTGGTGCACCATACCGATCACAATGTCGATACGACCACCGCCAATAGGCACCACCCTTTGGAAAGTATGATCCGATATACCTTTACCTTGGTCGGGGTGTTTCTTGTGGGCGCGCCCATGGGAGTGGTCATGTTGTATCAGTCGCTATCGTTGGTGCTTTCGCAATTTAACCATGCCAATATCAAATTGCCACGAAAGTTGGACAAGGCCATTAGCTATATTCTCGTTTCTCCTGATATGCATAAAGTACACCACCATTACAAACTGCCCTACACTGACTCTAATTATGGCAATATCTTTTCCCTGTGGGACAGACTCTGCGGCACGTATATGGAGTATGATCGTGACAAAATTGTGTACGGTGTCGATACTTTTTTCGACGAAACGGAGAATGGGAAAATTCAAGTCCTCCTCAAACAGCCATTTCATAAATATCGGAAGCCGACGACCGCCTCGGAATAA
- a CDS encoding CotH kinase family protein: MTRRYATNFFIRACLLIFLVATVLTCKKDDGPRIDDEVIDRTGTTTLPLFTISTNAEIVDEPKVDGRLTLSDSTGVLYEGNIAIEKRGASSQAFFEKQQYGFETRDAANADLDVSLLSYPEEEDWILNGPYSDKSLVRNHLIYNLARDMGHYASRTELVELTLNGSFAGLYVFMEKLKRDKGRIDISKLNPEDIEGEELTGGYIIKIDKAEGSDSGGYSLQNSFVSNVPPIGSNQNQSIRFLFDYPDASDIVPEHRTYIQDYIASFESALASAFFADPVSGYANYIDVDSFIDFFILNELSNNVDGYRLSTFLHKDKGEKLKAGPIWDFNLAFGNADYCSGGEVNVWAYRFNERCPDDFWQVPFWWDRLLQDPAYVAKLKERWNTLRGGVLSNNEIQEKIDSYVALMQETKAIENNFKRWDVLGIYIWPNNFVGNNYIEEVNYLRSWIENRLSWLDTEISAL, from the coding sequence ATGACCCGTCGCTACGCTACAAACTTCTTCATTAGGGCTTGCCTTTTAATTTTTTTGGTTGCCACAGTGTTGACCTGTAAAAAGGATGATGGGCCGCGCATTGATGATGAGGTCATCGATAGGACGGGGACTACAACCCTGCCGCTATTTACCATAAGCACGAACGCCGAAATCGTTGATGAGCCCAAAGTAGATGGGCGGCTAACGCTTTCCGATTCCACAGGAGTACTGTATGAAGGAAATATAGCCATCGAAAAACGAGGGGCATCTTCCCAAGCCTTTTTTGAAAAACAGCAGTACGGCTTTGAGACCCGAGATGCCGCCAACGCCGATTTGGACGTCTCGCTACTGTCCTATCCAGAGGAAGAAGACTGGATACTCAACGGACCGTATAGCGATAAATCATTGGTTAGAAATCATTTGATTTACAATTTGGCGCGGGATATGGGCCACTATGCGAGCCGGACCGAATTGGTAGAGCTTACCCTAAACGGTAGCTTTGCCGGTCTATACGTTTTCATGGAAAAACTAAAGCGGGACAAGGGTCGAATCGACATTAGCAAACTAAACCCCGAGGACATCGAAGGGGAGGAGCTCACAGGAGGATATATTATTAAAATAGATAAGGCCGAAGGTTCCGATAGCGGGGGCTACTCGCTCCAGAATTCATTTGTATCGAATGTGCCGCCGATCGGTTCCAATCAAAACCAAAGTATTCGGTTTCTTTTCGATTACCCGGATGCCTCCGATATCGTTCCTGAACACCGAACCTATATTCAGGACTATATCGCCAGTTTCGAAAGTGCCTTGGCTTCCGCTTTTTTTGCCGATCCCGTATCTGGTTATGCCAATTATATTGATGTAGATAGTTTTATCGATTTTTTCATATTAAATGAACTATCCAACAATGTAGACGGGTATCGACTAAGTACTTTTTTGCATAAGGATAAGGGTGAAAAGTTGAAGGCGGGTCCCATCTGGGATTTCAATCTCGCTTTCGGAAATGCCGACTATTGCAGCGGAGGAGAAGTCAATGTTTGGGCGTATCGATTTAACGAGCGTTGCCCTGACGATTTTTGGCAAGTACCTTTTTGGTGGGACCGATTGCTGCAGGACCCGGCCTATGTCGCAAAACTAAAGGAACGATGGAATACGCTTCGGGGCGGTGTTCTTTCCAATAACGAGATTCAGGAAAAAATCGATTCTTATGTTGCCTTGATGCAAGAAACGAAAGCCATTGAGAATAACTTCAAGCGCTGGGATGTTTTAGGTATTTACATCTGGCCCAATAATTTTGTCGGTAACAACTATATCGAGGAAGTGAATTATCTTAGAAGTTGGATAGAGAATAGACTATCCTGGTTGGATACTGAAATCAGTGCCTTATAA
- a CDS encoding ABC transporter permease yields MNFEFYIAKRLITGKEDKISVSAPIIKIAIAAIALSIIMMLIALSTGVGLKMKIREKIAAFNGHIQISNYDNNTSEVSVTPVSTVQDFYPEFKDVDGISHVQAVASKGGIIRTKETFEGFIAKGVGPDYVWDAFEEYLVAGRLPDYTGALNEEVLLSALMANRLGLKVGDDFFAIFPKETDPLNQPNQRKFMVVGIYDSGFEELDGKYLFCDIRHIQRMNKWKATEVGNFEVFLNDFDDVDAKSEEIYGKTLSNLDTKSLKQGYFQIFEWIRLFDFNIALIIGIMIIVGGINMITALLVLILERTPMIGILKALGSANWSIRKVFLYNAAYLIGIGLFWGNLIGLGILLLQQKFRWATFPNPEEYYIDYIPVHLDVLTVVLLNIGVMVLCLLMLLIPSHIITKISPVKAIEFE; encoded by the coding sequence TTGAATTTTGAATTTTACATCGCCAAGCGACTGATTACGGGCAAGGAGGACAAAATTAGCGTTTCCGCCCCAATTATAAAAATAGCGATCGCCGCGATCGCCCTGAGCATTATCATGATGTTGATCGCGCTCTCGACAGGGGTCGGTCTTAAGATGAAGATCAGGGAAAAGATCGCTGCATTCAACGGGCACATCCAAATTTCCAATTACGACAACAATACTTCCGAAGTCTCGGTAACGCCGGTCAGCACTGTTCAGGATTTCTATCCGGAATTTAAGGATGTGGACGGAATTTCCCATGTACAGGCGGTAGCTAGTAAAGGAGGTATCATCCGCACCAAGGAAACTTTTGAAGGTTTTATCGCAAAGGGGGTAGGGCCCGATTATGTATGGGATGCATTCGAAGAATATTTGGTGGCGGGCCGTTTACCCGATTATACCGGTGCACTTAATGAAGAGGTGTTGTTGTCCGCTTTAATGGCTAACCGGCTTGGTTTAAAGGTTGGGGATGACTTTTTTGCGATTTTTCCGAAGGAGACAGACCCGTTGAACCAACCCAATCAACGCAAATTCATGGTCGTTGGAATTTACGACAGCGGCTTTGAGGAGTTGGATGGCAAGTACCTGTTTTGCGATATTCGGCATATTCAGCGCATGAACAAATGGAAGGCCACTGAAGTAGGCAATTTTGAGGTCTTCCTGAACGACTTTGACGACGTTGATGCGAAGAGCGAGGAAATTTATGGGAAAACCTTATCCAACTTAGATACTAAAAGCCTGAAGCAAGGTTATTTTCAAATTTTCGAATGGATTCGACTTTTCGATTTCAATATTGCGCTGATCATTGGTATTATGATTATCGTCGGGGGCATTAATATGATCACCGCCCTATTAGTGCTTATTCTGGAGCGCACTCCCATGATTGGTATTCTCAAAGCTTTGGGGTCCGCCAACTGGAGTATTCGAAAAGTATTTTTATACAATGCAGCCTATTTGATCGGCATCGGGCTTTTTTGGGGTAATTTGATCGGTTTAGGAATACTACTCCTGCAACAGAAGTTCCGTTGGGCAACTTTCCCGAATCCTGAGGAATATTATATCGATTACATTCCAGTGCATCTTGATGTGCTGACCGTTGTATTGCTGAATATCGGGGTGATGGTACTCTGCCTTTTGATGTTGTTGATTCCCTCGCATATCATTACCAAGATTTCGCCGGTCAAGGCAATTGAGTTTGAGTAA